CACGACTCCGAGCTTTCTCCGCAGACTCATTCAACTTCTGTGGAAATCCGACCAGTACGTCGGCCGCCGGTTCGAAGTCCGCGACGCAGACCAGAGCACGGTCTTGAAGGTGGCGACACCGGCAAAGGACCCGGTCGCTCGGTTCATTGTCACCCGAGCTGATGAAACTCCGATCGGCAAGATCGCGCCTGACGGCAACGGCCGCTTCGCTCTCCGCGGCGAGAGCACGACAATCGCCACCGCCACCGTTTCGGCGCGGCACCCGTGGGAAGTCGCCGTCGAGGACCACTCCGGCACTGAGGTAGCCCGAGTCGCGCGCATCGCGCCGGACGCTTCCCCGATCAGCGGCGACGCCTGCGTCGTCGAGATTCCACAGCAAGTCCCCGAGCCTCTGGCCAGCATGCTTGTCGCCGCCACGCTGACGATGGACATCGCCTTCGCTCCGCAATCCCGCTGACCACGTGACCGGCGTCTCACCCCCACTCGGTGGACAGCGCACGAAACGCGGCTCAATGTAAGGAAAGTCCGGGACGTCGGAGTCCCGCTGGGACGGAGGTCGCCGTGGAGCCGTTGCCCGAAGGCAGCAACTCGAATTGGGCGGACCCCGGGGTTTACGAAGTAGCCACGGGTGTCTACCGAATCCCGTTGCCCTTGCCGAACGACGGCCTGCGCGCAGTCAACGTCTATGCCGTTACCGACGGCACCGACCTTGTGCTCGTCGACTCGGGCTGGGCACTCGAAGAGTCTCGCCGCCTGCTGACCGAAGCGCTCGACGCGATCGGTGCCGAACTGGGTGACGTTCGCGAGTTCCTCATCACCCACGTCCATCGGGACCACTACACCCAAGCCGTCGCACTCCGGCGCGAGTTCGGCAATCGCATCGCCCTCGGCAAGCTCGAAGAGCCCTCGCTAGACGCAAGTGCCGATCCGAACAAGTTCCCTTTGCAGGCTCAGGTCGACCTCCTTCGTCGCAGCGGCGGCCAAGCGGTCATCACCGCACTGAGCCAGATGTTCGGCTCAGCACCTCGCCCTACCGAGGACGATCTTTGGGAAGCCCCGGACGAGTGGCTGGCACCTGGCCGGCGCACCGTGCTGCCCGGACGAGAGCTGGACGTCGTCCATACACCGGGCCACACCAATGGTCACGTGGTTTTTGTGGACGCCGCAGCCGGCCTGTTGTTCTCCGGCGACCACGTGCTGCCTCACATCACGCCCTCGATCGGTTTCCAACCTGTTCCCGCGGACTTGCCGCTCAACGACTACCTCGAATCGCTCCGCTTGGTGCGGGCCATGCCTGACCACCGCATGCTGCCGGCCCACGGACCGGTCACCGACAGCGTGCATGCGCGCATCGACGAACTCCTTGCCCATCACAGCCAACGTCTCGAGACGATGGCCGCCCAAATCGAAGCCGGCGCAAGCACAGCGTTCGAAGCGGCCAGCCGCCTGGGCTGGACGCGCCGTGGCCGCAAACTGTCCGAAATGGATGCCTTCAACCAGATGCTCGCCGTTCTGGAAACCGGCGCGCACCTGGATCTCCTGGCCTCACAGGGCAAGCTGGCGGTCGAAGAGACCGACGAAATTCGCCGCTACAAGACCGCATAGCGTCCGACCGCCGATCACTCACCCGATGGAATACTGACTGTCATGACACCCCTGGCCGTAAGGAAGGCCCGCCGCGACGATGTCGAAGCGATCGTGCGGATGCTTGCCGACGACCAGCTCGGCGCAACCCGAGATTCGCCCGACGACCTCGACCCTTACCTGCACGCTTTCGAAAGCATTGCCGCAGACCCGAATCAGCTGCTGGTCGTCGCGACCTCCTCGGACGACCAGCCAGTGGCGACGCTTCAGCTGACGATCATCCCCGGTCTCGCTCGACGCGGCGCGCTTCGCGGGCAAATCGAGGCGGTCCGCGTACACCAGGACCGCCGCGGTTCGGGCCTTGGTGCGCGACTCGTGCAATGGGCCATCGACGAATCCCGGCGACGCGGCTGCAACCTGGTCCAACTCACGTCGGATACAAGCAGGCAGGACGCGCACCGTTTCTACGAACGACTGGGTTTCGTCCCAAGCCACACCGGCTTCAAGCTGCGTCTCTGATTCCCCCCTCCGAGCAACTCGGCCGTCTCGCGATCACGCGTTCGACTTTCACCGTGCCAGAACCGCCGCGGAAATGCCAAGCCGCTGCGCGAGGGGTCCGTTCGCGCATTTTAGCTGACAGTATCCGCCTCGATGCGTATCGTGACATTTATGAACATGTCCGCCGCCGCGGCAAACCAAGCCGACCACGGCACCACCACCGAAACCGCCGACCTTGTCTTTTTGCTTCGCGCCATGCAGTCAAATCTGGAACTTTTCGGGCGTCTGCAAGCCGAACAACTCATGGCAGCAGCCAAGAGCGCAGACCGGCAGATAGCGCAGCTGCAGGCTCTGCAGCTGCGCTGCCTGGCCGCACTGCGAAGACGAAGACCGGACCAGCGTGAACTGGCTTGCGAACTCGCCCTTGCTTTGCACATCACGGACACCCGCGCTGGAGCGATGCTCTCCGCCGCCGACGCTTTGACCGAGCGCTTGCCACGGACCCTGCGCCTCATGGACCAGGGCGAGTTGGACCTCTATCGAGCTATGAAGGTCACCATCGGCACGAGTCGCCTCTCCGACCACCACGCACAGCTGGTCGACGTTCTGCTCGAGCCCCGGTTGGCCGATAAGAACCCGACGCAGATCCGCAAAGCAACCGCATACGCTGCAACAAAAATCGATCCGGACGGCGCAGCGAACCGGATGACGCAGAGGCACTCCGAGCGACGGGTCATGCTCCACCACCAAAGCGAAGGCATTTCGCAGCTTACCGTCGACAACGTATCGACCGACAAGGCCACCGCAGCCTATCTTCGCATCGATCGGATAGCTCGATCGCTCAAGACCGGCAGTGAAAAACGCACCCTCGACCAACTACGAGCCGACGTCGCGGTAGACCTCTTGCTCACGGGCAAGGGCGGCGTGCCGGAGCGAAGCGAGGTGTACCTCTATGTCGACCTGCAGACGTACCTGGGGCTCAACAACAATCCAGCAGAGCTGACCGGTCATGGACACATCCCCGCCGAGTTGGCGCGCCACATCGCGACCGGCCCCGACACCACCCTCCGCAGGGTGATCACTGATCCGCTGACCGGGCAGGTCATCGAGGTCGGGAAATTCAGGTACCGGCCCAACATCGACGTGGACGAGCTCATTCGAGTCCGTGACCGAGAGTGCCGGCAGCCGGGATGCCCGCGACCAGCGCAGAGCTGCGTTACGGAAGCAACCGGCTCTGATCCCACAGACACCGATTCGACGTTGAGCTATTGCCGTCGTCATCGCCGGTTGAAGAACCGCGCAGACTGGACCTACCAGGTCTTGGAAGACGGAAAGCTCGTTGTCACAACACCGACCGGGGAAACGGCAGAAAGCACAGCTCCGCCGCTACACGATCCGCAACCGAATCCTGAGCATCCAGGCCAAGAACGCCTGGGCGCGTAAGGAGATCAGCGCGTTCCCGAGATCTTGGCGCTGCCGAGAACGAGGTCGCCTGCCTCGCCGTCTTGCTGGTAGAGGACCACGACCTGACCGGGTGCCACACCCCGCAACGGCTCGCGCAGCTGGATGGAAACTCTCCCGTCGTCGCCCACTTCGGCGACGGCATCGGCGATGCCGCCGTGTGCACGGACCTGAACCGTGCATTCGGTCGGCCCGTCGAGAACTCTCCCGCTCGGCCAGATCGCCCGGTCTGCATCGATAGCTCCGACACCGAGATCAGCCGACGATCCGACCTTCACCGTGCCCGAAACAGGTTCAAGGGAAAGGACGTACCGCGGACGGCCATCGGCAGCCGGCGCATCGATGCCAAGTCCCTTCCGCTGCCCCACCGTGAACCCGTGCACACCGGTGTGGCGTCCCAGCACTGCGCCCGTCTCCGCGTCGACCAACTCTCCCGGACGCTCGCCAAGTCGCTTCTCGAGGAACTTCTTGGTGTCGCCATCCGGAATGAAGCAGATGTCATGGCTGTCGGGCTTGCGTGCAACGGAAAGCCCGCGCTGCTCAGCTTCTGCTCGCACGTCCGACTTCCAGGAGTCGCCGAGCGGAAACATTGCATGGCGAAGCTGCTCCGGCTGAAGGGAAGCCAGTACGTAAGACTGGTCCTTGCCCTCGTCCGCGCTCCGGCGGAGCTCCAGTTCACCGTCGACCGTAGCCAGACGCGCGTAGTGACCCGTCGCGACGGCGTCGAATCCGAGCGCAAGCGCCTTCTCGAGCAGGGCCTCGAACTTGATCTTCTCGTTGCAGGTCACACAGGGGTTCGGTGTCCGGCCGGCGGCGTACTCACCCACGAAGGTTTCGACGACCTCTTCGGTGAAGCGCTCCGCGAAGTCCCAGATGTAGAAGGGGATGCCGAGGATGTCCGCGGCCCGTCGCGCGTCATGTGAGTCTTCGATGGTGCAGCAGCCACGCGAACCGGTCCGCAGCGTGCCCGGTTGAGCCGAAAGCGCCAGGTGCACTCCAACGACGTCGTGGCCGGCATCCACCGCACGCGCTGCGGCTACGGCCGAGTCGACTCCTCCGCTCATTGCAGCCAAAACCCGCATTGCTTACACCTCTTGCTTCTGGATCTGTTTACGCATGCCGGCGAGGCCGGCCTGTCGAGCGCGGGCGACGACACCGCCGATCTCACGGGCAAGGGTGTGCACGTCGTCCAGTGTCGACGTGTGACCGAGCGAAAATCGGAGGGATCCCCTTGCTGCGGAAGCATCCGCACCCATTGCGAGGAGAACGTGACTTGGCTGCGCGACGCCTGCCGTGCAGGCCGAGCCGGTGGAGCACTCGATGCCCTTTGCGTCCAGGAGCATCAGCAGGCTGTCGCCCGCGCAGCCGGGGAAAGTGAAATGGGCGTGGCTCGGGAGGCGGTCTCCTTCACGGCCGTTGAGGATCGCGTCTGGGACCTCACGCAGGACTGCGGCCGCGAGTTCATCACGCAGCTTTTCGACCCGAGCGGCGTAATCCGCACGTCCGCCGACGGCAGCTTGCACGGCGGCTGCGAAGCCGGCGATGGCGGGAACGTCGAGGGTGCCGGAGCGCACGCTGCGCTCCTGCCCGCCGCCGTGCAGCACCGGGACGCAGGAGGTGTCACGGCTGAGCAGCAGTGCGCCGACGCCGTAGGGGCCACCGAGTTTGTGACCAGTAAGAGTGAGCGCGGCCGCCCCGGAAGCGGTGAAGTCGACGGGCACCGCACCGACTGCCTGTACTGCGTCGGTGTGCAGGGGGATGTTGTACTCGTTGCAGACCGAGGCGAGAGCGGCGATCGGATTGACGGTGCCGACCTCGTTGTTCGCCCACATCACTGTGGCCAACGCGACGGTCTCCGGCGACGATTCGATCGCGGTGCGAAGCGTGTCCTCAGCAACCCGGCCCTGATCGTCGACTTCGAGCCAGGTGATCTCCGCGCCGGAATGCTGTTCCAGCCACTCGACTGTGTCCAGAACCGCGTGGTGTTCAACCGTGCTGCAAAGGATACGGCGGCGGGCTGGGTCATCACCATTGCGTGCCCAGAAGATGCCCTTGACCGCGAGATTGTCGCTCTCGGTGCCTCCACCGGTGAAAATGACTTCCGACGGACGCGCACCCATCGCCGCGGCGATCGCCTCGCGCGCCTCCTCGACCGACCGGCGAGCCCGCCGGCCCGAAGAGTGCAGCGCGGAGGCGTTGCCCACGGTGGACAAAGCCTCAGTCATCGCCGCCACGGCTTCGGGCAGCATCGGAGTGGTCGCCGCATGGTCGAGATAGGTCATCGCTCTACCAGCGTAGACCGCTGCGGCCTGTGACGAAGCTCGCCCCAGCCCGCAGAGTGGCACGTCACACCTGTTTCGGCCACCTGCTGGTGAGGCGGACGCCGAGCAGCGCGAGCAGTACGAGCGCGATGGCGAGCACCGCCATCGGCAGCGACGGCTGAGCGGCCGACGCGACGACGGTTAGGAGAACCCCGCCGAGGCCAATGAGCAGCGCCGCTCCGACCCAGTCCGCCAACTGCATGGCTGAGGTGTTGAACCCGCGCTCCCCCTCCGGCGAATAGCGCAGCAGCAGGACTGAGATGGCGGGCATTGCGATGCCCATCCCTGCGCCGCCAACCGCGCAAATGATGAATGCCACCCAGGCCGGGAACCACGGTTGGGCGACGAAACCGAACCCGACCAAACCGGCAGCGACCAGGGCGAACCCGGTTCTCAGCGATACCTCGCGCGACCAATCGAGAAACCGGCCCTGGAGCGCGGACGCGGCGGACCAGCCGAGCGCGGTGATGGTCAGCGGCAGACCGGCAAGAGCGGGGCTGTAGCCATGCACAGAGCTCATCGTCAGCGGGAGGTACGCCTCCATCCCGGCGTACGCGCCGGAGATCAGGGCGCGGGAGGCAACCACCGTGGGCAGCCCGGGCCGAGACGTCATCGTGCCAACGGGCAATAGCTTCCGCAGCGCGACCGCCAGCGCGACCAGCCCCGCGGCACCGTAGATGATCGCGACCGGCGACGGGTGTTGCCCCGCCCAACTCAGCGCCGCGACGCCCAACGCAGCGACCACCGCAGGGATAACTCCGGCACGACGTCCGCGCGACGACGGGACATGGGCCGGCAACCGGCGAGTGACCGCGTAGAGGAGGGCTACTCCTATCCCGACCAGCGGAATCAACCCGAGGAACACCCATCGCCAGCCGACGGTGACGGTCACCAAACCGGCCACCGAAGGGCCGATGACGGCTGGCAGAACCCATGCCGCCGCGTTGGCGGCGTAGATGACGGGGCGTTCGCGGTCGCTGAACGTCAGAGCGATCAGAAGCGACACCGAGACCAGCAGGAACCCCGAGCCGAAGCCCTGCAGGGCACGGCCGGCGAGGAGCGCTGGCATGGTGGTCGCGGTGCCCGCGACGAGGAGTCCGGCTGCGAACAACGCCGGCCCGACCAGCAACGCCGGGGCCGGGCCCCGGCGATCTCCCAGCCGGCCGGACAAGACTGTGGCCACGACGCTCGCCACCAGGAAGGTGGTGAACGGCCACGAGTACAGCGCGAAGCCGTGCAACTCGGCGACCAAGGTCGGCATCGCAGTGGCAACGCCCATGTTCTCGAACGCCACGAGCGTGACCACGAGCAGCAGGCCGACAGTGACGAGACGGTGCTCGGGACTCCACAGAACACTTTTGTGCGGCCGCGTTTGGACGGTCTGACTCATGATCACGAGACTGCAACCTCCAGCACTGTGGAAGTCAAGCGGGTTGGCGAGGCACGCGCGCGCCGGGGTGATGCGCAAGACCGCGACGGAAACGCTGGGTGACGCCGCTCTGGAACTTGGCGGCGAGGCCCAGCAGGTCGGCCAGCCGATGCGGTGAACCAGGTTCACCGCAGCTGTCGCTGAGCACCGCTTATGCCGAGCCGGGACTAGCGTTGGCCGCTGGCAGGCGAATAGAGCATGGCTCGGAATGTTCCGGGCGTTGACCAGCTTGAGATAGGACGTACGGCGTGCCGCCGCGGATCGAAGGAGAGTGCGATCGAATGCGAGCTATCACTTTCGCCGAGTACGGCGGACCCGAAGTCCTTCAACTGGCCGAAGTCCCGGCACCGGAGCCTGGCCCGGGCCAGGTGCGCGTCGCCGTTCGGCGGGCAGGCGTGAACCCGATCGACTGGAAGATCCGGTCCGGAGCGATGGCCGGCGGCGCAGCACTCGAAAACCCGCAGATCCCGGGCCTGGAGATCGCGGGGGTAGTCGACGCGATCGGCGGCGGCGCTGAGTTCAGCGTCGGCGACGAGGTGTTCGGATGGTCGTCGACCGGCGGGTATGCGGAGTTCGCGCTCGGTGGAACGATTGTCCGCAAGCCGGCGGATCTCTCATGGGAAGACGCGGCGGCGTTGCCGGTCGCCGGCGAGACGGCGTTGCGGGTCTTGCGTTTGCTCGAGGTCAAGCCCGGTGAGCTTCTCGTAGTTCACGGCGCGAGTGGCGCTGTCGGGCGGTTTGCGACCCAGATAGCGGTCAGAACAGGGGCGACCGTCATCGGAACGGCTGGGCAACGAAGCCTCGATGAGGTTCAGTCGTTAGGAGCGACTCCGGTGCGTTACGGCGAGGGTTGGCTTGAGCGAGTCCGGGCAGCGGCTGACCGGCCTGTCGACGCGGTGTTCGATGCGTCCGGCCATGGGGTCTTGCCGGAGTCGGTCGAGCTGCGTGGGTCGAAGGAACGCATCGTAACCATCGCGGATCCGGCGGCATTCGAGATGGGGATTCCGTTCACTTCCGGCGGACAAGATGGCCAGACGCCTGAGGTACTCAACGAGATCCTCGGATACGTCCAAGCTGGGCTGCGGATTGCTCAGGGGAAGAGCTACCCGCTGGCGGAAGCAGCAGCCGCGCAGGAGGAGAGCCAGAACGGCCATCCCGGCGGGAAGCTGACCATCGCCGTTTCTTGACTGCCATTGCCGCGTACAGTCGATCATGAGGACGGTCTGGGGCGAAGTGGTCCGGGGCGGTCGACGGTTCAAGGTTGCCGTTCGCTGACGACGGTTCGGGCAAGTGTGGCTGCCCAGCACCGTCAGAGCCGAGCGGTTTCTTTGACGACAGCAGGTTCTGACTCTCGCCGTTCAGCGGCGACAACGTGCCAGGAGCCGCTGGCAGGAAGGGACGGATTGCCCTCGCCGTTCAGGGGCGACGGTAGTGAGCAACAGGCATGCCGGGAGCCGACCGGAATGGCGAAGCGGGTGTCGCCAGAAATCGGCAACACCCGCTTCTTAGGTCATGACCAGGCAATTCGGTCAGCGAACCGCCGGGTGAGCCGGTTTGCGCGAGCTGACCAGGATCCGACGGCGCTGCGGCGGAATGCGGACCGTGCCGAGCGCGGAATGGACCGCGGACTCTGCCAGGGCGGCCAGGGAATGACGGTCCTCCGCCCTGCCCGGGGCGATCTCCGGACAGACGTGCACTTCGAGAACCAGACCGCGCAACGAGGCGACTCGGCCCAGCGATGCGATCAAGGACTCCGGGCCGATGAACGCAGGCTGGCTGGTTTCGCGGCCGTCGGCCAGTCGATAACGCAAGGCAATCGGCCGGACCGGAACGCCGCCGTCGATCGCGGCCTGGAAGGTGGCCGTCGTGAAGCGGCCCGACGCCAGGCCGCACCAAGTCGTGCCCTCGGGAGTGACATTGACGAGCGCACCGCCGCGCAGGCTGTCGGCTAGCTCAGTCATCGTGCCCGGCAGGGTGCGCAAACGGTTGCGGTCGAGAAAGATGCTGCCGCCTCGGCGGACGAGCGTTCCGAGGATCGGCCAGGAGCCGATTTCGATCTTCGCGAGTGCGCGCATCGGGCGCAGCGCGTTGATGGCGATGATGTCCAGCCACGAGATGTGGTTGTTGACAACCAGCGCGCCTCGGCCTGCGGGAGCGGCTAGGAAGTCTTCACCGCCGACCACGGACAGCCGAACGCCGAACGCCCGCAGGACCGAGCGGAAGATCCGGCGCAGCAAGCGATCCCGGCTCTGTCCGCGGACCACGAGCAGAGCCGGCGAAACCAGCAGTGCCGCGAAGACCACCGTCACCGCGGCGGCGTAACGCATGACCCGGCGGGGCAGGGCGACGGTAGGCGCGCCTTCGG
This sequence is a window from Amycolatopsis benzoatilytica AK 16/65. Protein-coding genes within it:
- a CDS encoding cysteine desulfurase family protein codes for the protein MTYLDHAATTPMLPEAVAAMTEALSTVGNASALHSSGRRARRSVEEAREAIAAAMGARPSEVIFTGGGTESDNLAVKGIFWARNGDDPARRRILCSTVEHHAVLDTVEWLEQHSGAEITWLEVDDQGRVAEDTLRTAIESSPETVALATVMWANNEVGTVNPIAALASVCNEYNIPLHTDAVQAVGAVPVDFTASGAAALTLTGHKLGGPYGVGALLLSRDTSCVPVLHGGGQERSVRSGTLDVPAIAGFAAAVQAAVGGRADYAARVEKLRDELAAAVLREVPDAILNGREGDRLPSHAHFTFPGCAGDSLLMLLDAKGIECSTGSACTAGVAQPSHVLLAMGADASAARGSLRFSLGHTSTLDDVHTLAREIGGVVARARQAGLAGMRKQIQKQEV
- a CDS encoding NADP-dependent oxidoreductase, whose amino-acid sequence is MRAITFAEYGGPEVLQLAEVPAPEPGPGQVRVAVRRAGVNPIDWKIRSGAMAGGAALENPQIPGLEIAGVVDAIGGGAEFSVGDEVFGWSSTGGYAEFALGGTIVRKPADLSWEDAAALPVAGETALRVLRLLEVKPGELLVVHGASGAVGRFATQIAVRTGATVIGTAGQRSLDEVQSLGATPVRYGEGWLERVRAAADRPVDAVFDASGHGVLPESVELRGSKERIVTIADPAAFEMGIPFTSGGQDGQTPEVLNEILGYVQAGLRIAQGKSYPLAEAAAAQEESQNGHPGGKLTIAVS
- a CDS encoding GNAT family N-acetyltransferase, translated to MTPLAVRKARRDDVEAIVRMLADDQLGATRDSPDDLDPYLHAFESIAADPNQLLVVATSSDDQPVATLQLTIIPGLARRGALRGQIEAVRVHQDRRGSGLGARLVQWAIDESRRRGCNLVQLTSDTSRQDAHRFYERLGFVPSHTGFKLRL
- a CDS encoding lysophospholipid acyltransferase family protein — encoded protein: MSHAWMPTSPCGDGCLTEGAPTVALPRRVMRYAAAVTVVFAALLVSPALLVVRGQSRDRLLRRIFRSVLRAFGVRLSVVGGEDFLAAPAGRGALVVNNHISWLDIIAINALRPMRALAKIEIGSWPILGTLVRRGGSIFLDRNRLRTLPGTMTELADSLRGGALVNVTPEGTTWCGLASGRFTTATFQAAIDGGVPVRPIALRYRLADGRETSQPAFIGPESLIASLGRVASLRGLVLEVHVCPEIAPGRAEDRHSLAALAESAVHSALGTVRIPPQRRRILVSSRKPAHPAVR
- a CDS encoding MFS transporter, which codes for MSQTVQTRPHKSVLWSPEHRLVTVGLLLVVTLVAFENMGVATAMPTLVAELHGFALYSWPFTTFLVASVVATVLSGRLGDRRGPAPALLVGPALFAAGLLVAGTATTMPALLAGRALQGFGSGFLLVSVSLLIALTFSDRERPVIYAANAAAWVLPAVIGPSVAGLVTVTVGWRWVFLGLIPLVGIGVALLYAVTRRLPAHVPSSRGRRAGVIPAVVAALGVAALSWAGQHPSPVAIIYGAAGLVALAVALRKLLPVGTMTSRPGLPTVVASRALISGAYAGMEAYLPLTMSSVHGYSPALAGLPLTITALGWSAASALQGRFLDWSREVSLRTGFALVAAGLVGFGFVAQPWFPAWVAFIICAVGGAGMGIAMPAISVLLLRYSPEGERGFNTSAMQLADWVGAALLIGLGGVLLTVVASAAQPSLPMAVLAIALVLLALLGVRLTSRWPKQV
- a CDS encoding MBL fold metallo-hydrolase; the protein is MEPLPEGSNSNWADPGVYEVATGVYRIPLPLPNDGLRAVNVYAVTDGTDLVLVDSGWALEESRRLLTEALDAIGAELGDVREFLITHVHRDHYTQAVALRREFGNRIALGKLEEPSLDASADPNKFPLQAQVDLLRRSGGQAVITALSQMFGSAPRPTEDDLWEAPDEWLAPGRRTVLPGRELDVVHTPGHTNGHVVFVDAAAGLLFSGDHVLPHITPSIGFQPVPADLPLNDYLESLRLVRAMPDHRMLPAHGPVTDSVHARIDELLAHHSQRLETMAAQIEAGASTAFEAASRLGWTRRGRKLSEMDAFNQMLAVLETGAHLDLLASQGKLAVEETDEIRRYKTA
- the mnmA gene encoding tRNA 2-thiouridine(34) synthase MnmA, with protein sequence MRVLAAMSGGVDSAVAAARAVDAGHDVVGVHLALSAQPGTLRTGSRGCCTIEDSHDARRAADILGIPFYIWDFAERFTEEVVETFVGEYAAGRTPNPCVTCNEKIKFEALLEKALALGFDAVATGHYARLATVDGELELRRSADEGKDQSYVLASLQPEQLRHAMFPLGDSWKSDVRAEAEQRGLSVARKPDSHDICFIPDGDTKKFLEKRLGERPGELVDAETGAVLGRHTGVHGFTVGQRKGLGIDAPAADGRPRYVLSLEPVSGTVKVGSSADLGVGAIDADRAIWPSGRVLDGPTECTVQVRAHGGIADAVAEVGDDGRVSIQLREPLRGVAPGQVVVLYQQDGEAGDLVLGSAKISGTR
- a CDS encoding DUF222 domain-containing protein, with product MNMSAAAANQADHGTTTETADLVFLLRAMQSNLELFGRLQAEQLMAAAKSADRQIAQLQALQLRCLAALRRRRPDQRELACELALALHITDTRAGAMLSAADALTERLPRTLRLMDQGELDLYRAMKVTIGTSRLSDHHAQLVDVLLEPRLADKNPTQIRKATAYAATKIDPDGAANRMTQRHSERRVMLHHQSEGISQLTVDNVSTDKATAAYLRIDRIARSLKTGSEKRTLDQLRADVAVDLLLTGKGGVPERSEVYLYVDLQTYLGLNNNPAELTGHGHIPAELARHIATGPDTTLRRVITDPLTGQVIEVGKFRYRPNIDVDELIRVRDRECRQPGCPRPAQSCVTEATGSDPTDTDSTLSYCRRHRRLKNRADWTYQVLEDGKLVVTTPTGETAESTAPPLHDPQPNPEHPGQERLGA